The following DNA comes from Colius striatus isolate bColStr4 chromosome 21, bColStr4.1.hap1, whole genome shotgun sequence.
aagcaggcttcccaggtgggacacctttaatgcctgaaccaggtaccagacttgAGAGCTTTCCCATTCACAGGCCCCAGATCCCTGTCCTCTGTTGCTATTTCATACCAGCAGGTGTGGGCTTAGACGAGGAGTTGAGTGATGAATGGGGAGAGAATGGCAAGCCAAGGGCTGAAAGTGTTTAATAGTGCCAGGAGCCACTTGTGTGTTGTGCAGACGCCTTTGAGCAGGAGCCCTTTGCAATCAGCCTGGGAAAGGCCGAGGGAGTGAGCCTTATGGGGGCCAGTCAGTTGTGTTTGGGCTGTAAATGGTGGGACcaagcagccaaagcagctgaaagcatttCCAGCCAGGCCACAGTGCCCACAGTGTGATCATGGCTTCGTCTCTCCGTAAGGGATGGGAGCTGTGTTGTTTCCTTTCCCAGGGGCACGCTGTGTGCAGCGATGCCCCGAGCAGCCGGCGCTGACAGAAAGGAACGACGCTGCCGATGCTGCCCTGGGCTCGGGCACTTCAGTCCCGGTGCCGGTGCCAAAGCCGTTccccagctgcacacagccccgctcactgctgctgcccacgcTCCTGCCTGCGGCTACAGGCAGCCGCCCTGCCCTTCAGTGCTCCCCAGGAACGGCAGCGCCAGGCAGCTCAGAAACcccaccctgcctgccaaaggctgacagcagcttcatgctgggcaatctttcctcttctcaggcctcagtgctgctccctcccaggagaGACTCGGGGCTtcaggctcagccccacagcaggagagtgccagggctgcaaagctgcacagcaGAACAGGGAATCaggctctgcctttgctttccaggCTGTCTCCTCAACACAGCCCTTGAGACAGATGCTGTGCCTCAAGCACATGTCACACCCAGCCACTTTAGCAGTACTGTGcctgtttcttctccagcaaGTGGAGGACAGGAGGGAAAACAGAATATGTCAGAGCAAGCTCCTAGAGACATCCTGTGAAGACTGAGAACTAAATGTTCTTTCAAGCTGGGGCAAGTACTTTTAATTGTAACACAAGAAGGAGCCGTGTTTGCCCTGTGAAACAATGCTGGGGAAAAGTGTTGATGTGACAGAACAAAATACAATGACATAgaacataaacagaaaataaaacgtAACAAGATGCTTCTCTGATGGCAGCAGGTCCCACACTGATGGGGAGCTGCAGGTCAGGCTGTGggcctcttctcttctctcttctcttctcttctcttctcttctcttctcttctcttctcttctcttctcttctcttctcttctcttctcttctcttctctctcctctcctctcctctcctctcctctccattcCCATGTTctcatctcctcttctcccctcccctgaTCCTCTCCTCTCATCCCGTTTTATCCCATCTCCTCCCCCAATTCcaatcctctcctctcccctcccctaaTCCTCCACCTCTACTTcagtccccttctcccctctcctccctgtaTCCCCTCTTCTCCCCTACCCTCCCCTCACCTAATCTTCCTCCTCTACTTCACTCCCCTtgcctcctctccttctcctccccttatccccttcccttcccttctccctgtcctgtcctcttcttccctttctctcccatCTCCTTTCCCAACCCcgatcctctcctctcctctcctctcctctcctctcctctcctctcctctcctctcctctcctctcctctcctctcctctcctctcccttcctctcctctcccctcacctaATCTTCCTACTCTACTTCACTCCCCttgtctcctttccttctcttccccttatccccttcccttcccttccccctgtcctgtcctcttcttccctttctctcccatCTCCTATCCCAATacccatcctctcctctcctttcttctcttttctacacctctcctctcccctcccctaattcccctcctctccttccccaattcccatcttctcctctcctcttctgcaCTCCCCTGATCCTCATTTCTCCTCCCCTTTtatcccacctcctcccccaatccccatcctctcctctcctctcctctctcctgacttctgtcttttttcttcttctctcttccctcctctcttctttctctctcttctctcttccctcttctgtcttctctcttccctcttctttcttctctcttccctcttccctcctgcccacagccccttgCAGTGCCAGGGACAGCTCACCCTCTCCCCGCCAAGCCCAGCACACAGGGTGACACCCACTGAGTGCCTGTGCCGTGGAGCCTTTGCCGCCCAGCTGCTGACAGGGGCCTCCTTTGGCTTCCTGCTGCGGGACAGGGCGCGCGCCTGGCGCTTGGCCAGCGCCCAGCTCGTGTACTTGCACCTGCCAGAGCCGCATTTGCAGCTGAAGGATTTGCCTTTGACGGCCCAGAAATCCTCCTTGTAGTCGAAGCTGCGGGAGAGAGGCGGAGCCGGgctcagtgcagagcagcagcacggggcagccaaagggatggggcagccagagctgcaggatggggGGGCGGCAGCCCGCGGCGCCGCCACCGTTTGGGGCTTGGCAAAGCTTCAGGGGATGGCGAGTGCTGGCGGGGGCACGGCCCCGGGAACACAGCGCTGGAGCCCAGCAGCTCGCAGCAGCCCAGCGCTcgtccctctgctctccatcctccCTGCGGCCCAGGGCCGGCACCTAcccaagctgctctccagctctgatgTCCCTCGCGCTGAAGAAGACCAGCCTGGGGAAGCGCACGTCCTGATGGGATGTGAAGACCCTGGCAGCGAAGACGTTGGGCTCGCAGTGATGGTTGATGAAGCGGCCGATGTTGCCATAGAAACGCGCATCGATGCAGTACACGTCTCCTTCCTGAAGTGAAACCGTTGCTTCTAAGCTTTACGTGGCACTTCCCAAAGTGACATTTCTGCTGTGAGACAGCCcgcacagggcagcacaggtCAGCTCCCAGCACAACAGGCCTCGGCTCCCAGTGGCCAGGCTGAGCAGTGGCCGGTGGATCGTGCCTGCCCACGGCGAGGTGGAGCTCAGGGTCCACTTCAGCTCCGCGCTGCCAGGACAATTCGAGCAGACGCTGCATTTTGAGACCCAGGGGACAAAGGGCTTGcaccagctgcagtgcaggggcACCTGCCTGTACCCCACCGTCAGCCAAGATCCACGGAAAGGCTGTCCCGTGGGAGCCCCCCACGCTGCTCCCCCGGAGCTCAGagcctgctgcctggggcagctcGTGCTGCTTGAGCGCCCGACGCCTCTTCCCAGGCTTGGGGCTGGCAaccggggctgctgctgtgacgaccgagcagggctgtggctttgTGAGCAGGAGTTCTGCTTGGAGCATCTcacagctcctcctctgctttctctgcccagggcagtgttTCCTcgttgcagcaggagcaaggcagATGATGCCATCATCTCCAAGCAGTTTGTCATGAACACGGGCATCTTCCACTTTGGTGTGCAGCTGTGTGGGACGTCGAAGGATCGGTACGTGCTCCCGGCTCTGGGCGAGCATCCTGATGGCCCCTGTGAGCAGTGAGATGTTGGGAGGGGATCTGCAGGGCCTTTTGCTTTCAGGGACACACCTGGGGATGTGCTGTCCCCGAGGCACAATTGAGGGCAAGCCCAGGGAGAGACCTGAGAGATACTCGGGGTGAAGGGCCAGGGGTGTGTGAACTTGAGCAGATGACAGGCACGGGAGActtggaggagctggggaaggatggaGCTGATCTCCCTGCCTGGTGGGGCCTCGGTGGCCGGAGCCAGGTGGCTGCTTCCAGCCTGGAGGTGACTTGGAGCACCTCGTGCCTCCCATCCACATCTCAGCCTCACCACCTATGACTTGAACTCTGTGGTGCTTCTGCCAAGTgctttgagctctgcaggtAGACTAAAGGAGCAGTTACTCTGCTGATGGCTTGGTAAACCAACCCTTCATCTGTTATCTTCATAGGACTTTGATGTCACCTGCCAGTATGGGCAGGGGGGTAAGGTGCAGAGGAATGAAAACAGGGATTACATGTCCCTGTTCCTCTCTGTTGGATAAAGTCTGCCTAAAGCAGTTGCCTTTGGAGCTGCTGATGGATTTCCATTCCCAGTGTtggttgggtgggtttttttaacattagcACTTTAGGTCTATTCTTGGGGGGAGCTCTGGAGAGTTGCTGCTGTTGTGAGATCCCAAGGGAATGAAACCAACCCAGCAAAAAACCCTACAGCAGATCTTTAGCCAGGCTGAGGAATGGTCTTGgggttctgtttgcttttttttcccctttagctCCAAAATCTGTTCCACGGCTGAAGGAAGGCTGAGAAGGGACAAGGTACAAGTTGGGCTGCTTGTTAGACTGTGGCTTCCAGCGCAGCCTCCCGCTGCCAGGCCGTGGTACCTTCCTCAGCCAGGGATGAAGGCAGCGGTGTCCTCTGCAGCCATTCCCTTGTTTGTGGCAGGTACGAGGCCCTGACCCATCCTGGcaaccaccagcagctctccGTCCTCAATGCCACCCCACTGGAAGCTGAGCTGAGCTTCTCCTTTGAGCACGATCCACCTGGGGTCACCTTCCCCTTGGGCCCTCCCAGCATGATGCTGAAACCCAAGGAGAGGGAGGTAGGGCTGGGTGGGGAGAAGTACCCAGGAACCGTTCCTCCTGCTCACTGGATGCTCTCGTGTCTCTGTTTGTGCAGGGACAAGGCCAGGAGCGGAGTTTTTGGGCCTACCCGGCTGCAGCTGGGCTCATCTGCCACATTAGGGACAACCCGGAGCCTGCGCTGCCAGGGGGTGAAGGTGCAGCTGGAGATCAGCCCCAAGCAGCTGCATTGCAACAGGCTGCTGTACAGTCAGTCACCCACAGGATCTGCCAGGGCCAGCTTCTCCTGCTGGCCGTGTGGCCGCTCAGGTTGGCAGCTGGGTTGGTGTCCctttctcccagcagctcccagtctcTTGCTGGCCGTTCCTGGCTGGCTCAGGTGTCCTGTGGCACCccaagctctgcagcccccagcgaTGCTGCGTGCTGGGCGTGTTGAGGGATTTGTGTCCCGTCTGCTGCTCAGAGAGCAGCCCAGTGGCTCCTCCTGATCGCCTTGCTGCTGGATACACCTGTAGCACCCAGCTGTCCCCCAGGACTGCCCTTCTGAGACTCGTGACCAAGAGAAGGCGTTTCACTGTGGCTCCAGGCGCCGGGAtagggctgctcccagctgcaggcagttgCAAGGCTGGTGTGACCGTCGAGCAGCCAGCGCTGAGCCTCCTCCACTCTCTGCAGGACAGAAAGCAAGAGCCTGGTCCTGCAGAACCGCAGCCCGACTCCTTGGGCTGGGAAATGTCAAGGACTTCTCTGTCTCGCAAGATCGGGGCGTCCTCGAGCTCAGCGTGCGGTTGCACTTCAAGGCCACCAAGGTGCTCAGGCTCAAGGACAAGATCTGCCTGGAGGTGAGGGGCCTGGAGAGGGCTCAGGCCTGTGTTCTTAGGGagggaggctgggagggagaCGGAGCCTGCCCAGGGCAAAGGGATGAGCCTGCCTCAGATTGCTTCCTGCCTGCACGGCCGAGGCCAGGCTCTGAACCGCCGGGGCCTCGCACCCAGGGATTATGTTTTGGGAAGCAAGTGTCTACTGCAGTGGTCTTGTAGCTTGAGCTGAATGGGAGGAGTGTGCTGTGGAGGCGGGAGGAGATGTGCCTGATGGGCCCATGGGTGCTGtgatcccagctgctgctgcctcagcctggGTTCTACAGACACGTGGTGCATCCCCAAGCACCTGCGTCACCCCGAGACCCAGCGCTGTGGCCGCCAGCTGTCTCCTAAGGTTTCACAAAcgagtcccattgtctgactcgattctttctggggtgccttGTTGCCACAGGACTTGCCTTTCACGGCCCAGGACGGTGTTCCAGGCAGTAGCATGAGGCACAGGATCTGTTTCCAGCCATGCAGTGGTCGCTTCCACCACGGTGAGCACTTAGTGCTTGCCTCAGCATGTGGGAGTGTGCTAGAGTCCAtctgccaggtctctctgcacTGGTATTTGAGCCATTGTCCTTCAGAGCACAGAGACTTCAACCGCTTGGCTTGTTTGAGGGCAGCATATCTTGCAtccatggacaacctgtgcaacaGCCCATCTAGAGCTGCATCTCTTCCTTGGTGGCCTGAGGCATCGTGGGCCCCCCGAGCTACAAACATTCACATTTCCATTGCCAGTCCCAACACACCTGGGCCACTGCCATCCTGGCTCCTGTTTGTGCTGATGTTCTTCAGGGGCCTGGTTCCTGGGTACATGGCATCTCGGTGGCACACCATCACAGCCAGCTTCTCCAGGTGGGCAGCGATGCCTGGCCTCAAtgaggcagcccagatgggGTGGCCCTGGcattgccagttgttctgtctccatggTTGCAGCCACCCCACAGAGCATTTGCCACCAGCCAAGAGTCACTACAAACTATTGGCCATTTTTCTCATTGGGGGATGTCTAAAGCCAGCTGGGAGGCTTCCACCTCTGTCACCTGACTCCAAtgcccctctccttctgcagcttgtgCCACGTGTCACAGGGGACGCCCCACAGCCACCTTCCAGCTCCGATGCTGTCCCACAGCACAACAGGAGCCATCGGTGAGCGACACACTTTGCTTCTCATCTGCTGAGAGCTTAGTACAtggtggggcctcttcagcatcTGCCAGCTCCTTCTCAGGCAGTAGTCCAGAGCTCTTGCCCTCTGGCCAGTTGGTGATCACGTGCAGGATGCTGGGGTGACTGCGGTTTCCTACAGGAGCTCACTGAGTGCTCAACACAACCCCCTCACTCCATGTGGCGTCAGTCGcctgatgtgtggaggagaccctccctttggacacccagcccagcactggcagttgggTGCTGAGAACAGTCCTGCTTCCATGCCAATTCCTTCTGAGGCAGCTCAAACTCCTTCATCTGCTGCCAGTCTCCCCTTCTTGGTGGGAGTGCaccgggcctcggatcctctgcaTCCCTGACTCAAGAAGCCCAGGGCTCAGCCTCCAGCCTCCCCACGTGCTTCtagccagaggctccaggtagggccattctctccagctgcagtgcagagcaCGTTTGTCACGTCTGGTCCTGTTCAGACTGGCCCAAGGGACACCACCTGAGCAGCCTCtcgtttaatttgttgaaagcCTTGTCGTTGTTCAGAGCCCCATTTGACATAGTTTTTCTTCCAGGTGACTCGATAGAGAGGATTTACAGCAGCTGGGAATGTGCAGCCTCCAAAAGCCCACAATGCCTAAGAAAGCTTGGGTTTCTTTGTCACCAGTTGGTGGAGACGTGGCTGCAGTTTTGCTGGTGTGAGATGTGCTGACCACCATCCTCGTGACCGAGCTGACGTGTGATAGGATGATTTTGTCAGACTCTCCAGGTAGAACTCCTCATTCTCTAAGAAATCATGGTCctgagaagaaagggatgatgggacagaTATCAGAGTGCAACACAAACGGAGTCACAGCCCAGGGTGTCACTGGGTGAGGAAAGTACCCCGAATCCTACAGAAGCAGCCTGAAAGAGCAGCCCAGCCTGGAGAAAGCCCCAGCAGGGAAGCAGGGGGCTGAAGGGAGGGGACTGGCACATCACAAAGCCAGAGTCCAGCAGAGATGGCTTCTCCCAGTCAGGGATGGTGTGAGGAGAGGGATGAACCATCAGGTCCTGCATGTTATCAATGAACCTGAGACAAGCTGTGAAGGTTCACCCCTCCTTGCTTCTGGCATCACTCTTCTAGGTGTGACAGGTCCTCTAGGTCCTCTTCTGGAAGCCCACCCAGCCCAACAGCTCAGTAATGGTCTGAGGAGACACCCCATGCTGTGGCTGCCGGCCTCAAAGCACACTTTAGCCAGCCCTGTTCCCATCCAGCCGGTTCCAagccccttctccagccccagcctcctccccctcacCTGCTGGGCCctgaacttcagcagcagcagtgtggcgTCAATGAGCTCGGTGCCGCTGGCTGTGGCCAGGgtgtccctgccagccccagggctgtgctgagggagcaCCCTGACAGGAGCTGGAGGCTCTGCAACAAGACCCCAGCTCTGTGGTGCCGCTGTTGTCAGGGGAACTGCAGACAGAGACAACAGCATTCCTTTTCCAGCTGCCTGCATGTCCCCACAGCAAGGTCCTCCCCAACCACCCACTGCAAATGGGCTTTAATCCAGCTGCCTCTCCCCTTCTGCCCCCTCTACAccctcctggcactgccctgccTTCAGAGGACAAGGGGCCAACTCATAGCTGAGGTTTATCATCAGGGGAACTAACTCAGCCCTCAGCAACATGCCAAGCCTCCTGAAAAGTGGAATACAAGCGCAGCTCCCCCCCCAGCATGTCCCTTCCCATTGGCAACAGGCAGAAAGCCTTACACAGTGTGCTGGAGAGGCCGTTCACAGGAGCACCGAGGTCCTGGTCTGCAGTCAGCAGCATCATGGGGTTGttgggcagctcctcacatcgcTCTTCTAGCTGCCTCCTCTTCAGAGCCATGCTCAGCcactcctgccccatccccaggagAAAGAGAGACGCTGTTGGCAAAGGTTGAGGCCCTCAACACGGTGGCTTCAGGCCAAGAAGGAAAGGCGAGGGGGTGTACCTCCTGCAGGTGCTGttcctgctgcctcagctgcttcaaGCGCTGCTGCATGGCCTGCAGCCTCCTTGGGTGCTCACACTCCCCCCTGCAAGCCTTCTGCAGCACTCGCTGCCCCCTCTTGTCCTTCTGGGATGAGAGCTGCAAGGTAGAGAggctggggaggctggggacagggtCCCTTGCTGCTATGGGGCAGGGCTCCTTTCTGCATCCCCTCATTTCCCTTCCAGGACAGCACTAGGACTCCTCCTGGCTTGGGGAGGGCTGTGacccctcccagctctgctgccagactcaggcagatgctgtgctcaccttggccctgctctgcaccttctcttcctgctgccGGACGCGCTGCGCAGCCAccttcaccctctccttctccagcctcagcttctGCCAGGCCTTatcctgcagctctctggccttctccagctgctcctccttggctttcagctctgccagctcctgggaTGGGTACGGGGGAAACCAATGCACTACCTGCCCTGTCCTGTTCACTGTTGTGAGTCTTTCCCAAGTGATGGGAGAGATCTGCCCCCGTTGAGCTTCTCGTGTGTGCCAGTGTGGGGTGCAGAGCAACACCTCCAGGTACTTAAGCAGTGCCCTCATCCATCACCCCTTGGGGaccagggctggcagagctgggattgtacacacacacacactcccttccctgggaaggACAGAGCCCCTCAACCATGTTGCACACCCTCAAACAtgctcaaagcaaaacaatttgtCAGCAGTGGAAATACTCAGGCTGAATGCTTCTTTCCCactgtggcagctctgccacCTTGTCTGTGCCACAGATCCCCTCTGGATAGCCCtaggagggagcagagctggctctgGCCACGTCCCCATGGTAGGGGgatgtggaggaatggttaagggagaatggacatggaccccagggtataatgttaggcccgacggggcaaggcaatctgagttctagttatatgaatttaatgcacaatcaagaccagagtcagagccatggttaaaacagttgctgtcacgtagtcagcgcagacagcaggccgctttctgctccttcaaggtcgggctgttttcagctaacgagctaacagcccaaggtggaaaacaaccacggagaaaaacaagatgggaaaatgtgagggagcttgcttatggcagaaaccgcaagtaggatgaacatgagaatgtaatctattagctgctggttctgagctagctttgaagctgttggatatataagttagagcctgctctcaataaagtgaagatttctgctatcactcacatggagtaggactga
Coding sequences within:
- the LOC133627486 gene encoding histone-lysine N-methyltransferase EHMT1-like: MLQAELLLTKPQPCSVVTAAAPVASPKPGKRRRALKQHELPQAAGSELRGSSVGGSHGTAFPWILADGGEGDVYCIDARFYGNIGRFINHHCEPNVFAARVFTSHQDVRFPRLVFFSARDIRAGEQLGFDYKEDFWAVKGKSFSCKCGSGRCKYTSWALAKRQARALSRSRKPKEAPVSSWAAKAPRHRHSVGVTLCAGLGGERVSCPWHCKGLWAGGKREERRKKREERRQ